From the genome of Geminocystis herdmanii PCC 6308, one region includes:
- a CDS encoding type I restriction-modification enzyme R subunit C-terminal domain-containing protein has translation MFLTTKTASQITGCTLRQLQYWREQGLVVPEVDATGKGRSVFYTRENLVVLMVMQKLLSGGLDYSQACAGLEALKERDPHFTDSNIQSRYLLSHDDDHKIVIMDFEISKIEQCLKQGYPVIPIWLDEIHSSLTEKLDQVSHKQIDPERKSKKAEKRESEAITRKNRIEQILSALGWNIVDYTPDLDSSQLVSHGVREYPLTTGRADYVLFVNGLLVGIIEAKRISIEPLSALEQAKRYSKGAFEGIGNWEGYRVPFLYSSNGQLVYFLDVREKSNLAREISTFHTPSALTELLKRKVSFSVEWLENNPIEQNEHLRPYQVEAIASIEKAIAEGRRELLVAMATGTGKTFTIVSSIYRLLVSKRVKRVLFLVDRRALAAQAVRAFASFSTPNGKKFDQEYEVYSQQFKKEDFGEEDKFNSKVLPNKYLTDPSEAHTFVYVSTIQRMKLNLFGNSSSDDMEDRGDSEFEDNVEQLPIPIHAFDLIISDECHRGYTASENGYWRRVLDHFDAIKIGLTATPAIHTLNLFREVVFRYSTEQAIADGYLVDYEQVNINSDVTINGTFLRQGEVVIKVDRETGEKFYDQLEDEREFNATAIENEITVPDRTRKIITEIAKYAYQHEQETGRFPKILIFACNDLEHISHANQVVSICKEVFNRGDDFVQKITGKVDRPLQKIREFRNRPNPAIAVTVDLLTTGIDIPAIEFVVFMRFVKSRILWVQMLGRGTRLCKDIDKTHFKVFDCFNGSLVEYFADTTDFRFVLPRQQSMPLSHVVGNIVYDVDRERHLDMLNRRLHRVDRSIAPEAREQLDLYLDGASNKGLARTFHDLFDEQPEKALSLLQDEEFIDFLEDYPRRRATFLIAEEVEDTVTSEVVVQGQKPEDYLTAFYRFVEENSEQIEALQILCQRPQDWGVEALEELRSKLKEHRFTEDNLQRAYKLVHQKALADIISLIRSAFDHSYPVYTAEERVENAIASVTDGKQFTDEQLEWLGYIKQHLIQNLSIDLDDFEYAPIFELHGGKGKARRMFGTKLENLLKKLNGSIALQ, from the coding sequence ATGTTTCTTACCACTAAAACAGCTTCACAGATAACTGGTTGTACTTTGCGTCAATTGCAATATTGGCGAGAACAGGGATTAGTAGTACCAGAGGTAGATGCAACAGGAAAAGGACGTAGTGTATTTTACACCAGAGAAAATTTAGTAGTTTTAATGGTGATGCAGAAATTATTGTCTGGGGGCTTAGATTATTCTCAGGCTTGTGCTGGATTGGAAGCTCTTAAAGAACGAGATCCCCATTTTACGGATTCAAATATTCAAAGTCGTTATCTCTTATCCCATGATGATGATCACAAAATTGTCATTATGGATTTTGAGATCAGTAAGATAGAGCAATGCTTAAAACAAGGGTATCCTGTCATACCGATTTGGTTAGATGAGATTCATTCTTCCTTAACAGAAAAGCTAGATCAGGTTTCTCATAAACAAATTGATCCTGAGAGAAAAAGCAAAAAAGCGGAGAAAAGAGAATCGGAAGCTATAACAAGAAAGAATCGTATTGAGCAGATTTTATCGGCTTTAGGATGGAATATAGTGGACTATACTCCTGATCTTGATAGTTCTCAATTAGTCAGTCATGGGGTAAGGGAATATCCTTTAACTACGGGGAGAGCAGACTATGTTTTATTTGTGAATGGTTTATTAGTAGGAATTATTGAAGCGAAGAGAATCTCGATCGAACCATTATCAGCATTAGAACAGGCAAAACGTTATTCAAAAGGGGCATTTGAAGGAATAGGAAATTGGGAAGGTTATCGAGTGCCGTTTCTGTACTCTAGCAATGGACAGTTAGTCTATTTCCTTGATGTGCGAGAAAAATCGAATTTAGCTCGTGAAATTAGCACTTTTCATACTCCTAGTGCTTTGACAGAATTATTAAAAAGAAAAGTATCTTTCTCCGTTGAGTGGCTTGAAAATAATCCGATCGAACAAAATGAGCATTTAAGACCATACCAAGTAGAGGCGATCGCATCCATTGAAAAAGCTATAGCCGAAGGGCGACGAGAGTTATTGGTGGCGATGGCAACAGGTACAGGAAAAACTTTTACGATCGTTTCTTCTATTTATCGTCTATTGGTTTCTAAAAGGGTGAAACGGGTATTGTTTTTAGTCGATCGTCGAGCATTAGCGGCACAAGCTGTCAGGGCATTTGCGTCCTTTTCGACTCCTAATGGAAAGAAGTTTGATCAAGAGTACGAGGTTTATAGTCAACAGTTCAAAAAAGAAGATTTTGGAGAGGAAGATAAATTTAATTCTAAAGTATTGCCCAATAAATATTTAACTGATCCTTCAGAAGCTCATACTTTTGTGTATGTATCAACCATTCAGAGGATGAAACTTAATTTGTTCGGTAATTCTTCTTCTGATGATATGGAAGATCGTGGAGATTCTGAATTTGAAGATAATGTGGAGCAGTTGCCCATTCCTATCCATGCCTTTGATTTAATCATCTCTGACGAATGCCATCGGGGTTATACAGCTAGTGAAAATGGTTATTGGCGTAGGGTTTTGGATCATTTTGATGCGATTAAGATTGGCTTAACGGCTACTCCTGCCATTCACACTCTTAATCTCTTTCGAGAAGTTGTTTTTCGATATTCTACTGAACAGGCGATCGCCGATGGTTATTTAGTGGATTATGAACAAGTCAATATTAACTCAGATGTAACAATTAACGGGACTTTCCTTCGACAAGGGGAGGTCGTTATCAAAGTCGATCGAGAAACAGGAGAGAAGTTTTATGATCAATTGGAAGATGAAAGAGAATTTAATGCGACTGCCATTGAAAATGAAATAACAGTCCCCGATCGCACCCGTAAGATTATTACAGAGATTGCTAAATATGCTTATCAACATGAGCAGGAAACAGGACGTTTCCCCAAAATATTAATCTTTGCTTGTAACGATTTAGAACATATCTCCCATGCAAATCAAGTGGTATCGATCTGTAAGGAGGTGTTTAACAGGGGAGATGATTTTGTTCAAAAGATTACAGGAAAGGTCGATCGCCCCTTACAAAAAATAAGGGAGTTTCGTAATCGCCCTAATCCTGCCATTGCCGTTACAGTGGACTTATTAACTACTGGTATCGATATACCTGCCATCGAGTTTGTGGTATTTATGCGATTTGTTAAGTCTCGTATTCTCTGGGTGCAGATGTTGGGAAGGGGTACAAGACTATGTAAAGACATCGATAAAACTCATTTTAAGGTGTTTGATTGTTTTAATGGCTCTCTAGTAGAATATTTTGCGGATACTACTGATTTTCGTTTTGTGCTTCCCCGTCAACAGTCTATGCCTTTAAGTCATGTTGTAGGTAATATTGTTTATGATGTCGATCGAGAACGCCATTTGGATATGTTAAATCGGCGGTTACACAGGGTCGATCGCAGTATAGCACCAGAAGCCAGAGAGCAATTAGATTTGTATTTAGATGGTGCTAGTAACAAAGGGTTAGCTAGAACTTTTCATGATTTATTTGATGAACAACCAGAAAAAGCCCTTTCATTATTACAGGATGAAGAATTTATAGATTTTCTGGAAGACTATCCCCGTCGCAGAGCTACTTTTTTAATTGCGGAGGAGGTTGAGGATACTGTTACATCGGAAGTGGTGGTGCAAGGGCAAAAGCCAGAGGATTACTTAACTGCTTTTTATCGCTTTGTCGAGGAGAATAGCGAACAGATAGAGGCATTACAGATATTGTGTCAACGTCCCCAAGATTGGGGAGTGGAAGCCCTAGAGGAGTTAAGAAGTAAGTTGAAGGAGCATCGTTTTACAGAGGATAATTTACAAAGGGCTTATAAGTTAGTCCATCAAAAGGCTTTAGCTGATATTATCTCTTTGATTCGCTCTGCTTTTGATCACTCTTATCCTGTTTATACTGCTGAAGAAAGGGTAGAAAATGCGATCGCATCTGTGACTGATGGCAAACAGTTTACCGATGAGCAATTAGAGTGGTTGGGTTATATCAAGCAACATCTAATCCAGAATCTCAGTATCGATTTAGATGACTTTGAATACGCCCCTATCTTTGAATTGCATGGGGGGAAAGGAAAGGCGAGGAGGATGTTTGGCACAAAACTAGAAAACTTGTTAAAAAAATTAAATGGATCAATTGCTCTACAATAA
- a CDS encoding site-specific integrase, protein MISNLYLIIVEQEMSKKQNNEYKGYQEIIDYCKFIKSQMPKGISLLVNGKRLYFQFSTKYKSRSKYATGENYTILGLNRCLEKAILIDQQLKNYESEIDFWDWYEQNIKGINQKAFNDLITFQDAIEKVRKGFFSVPDKRGLPRKEDRESDQKSYDRENGRYFNKLPLDKTVNYQILYDTLFGYCDNKNERKFQDCLRAFLRLCEYNELESIHKKLSKLKVSKNKRNPNHKHQKQSPLTIDEFILFRQQIINEDNQYQEEREFWAFIFSMQVLFGLRIGELLSAKNLDKDYIPSQDLSEQSDDHTIFRAISDPDNYNNYLYIGNYTDDDNKTAKTGHKICLPFIHPNYPNLLEVLEIKQNIPRFINRLKNYGYRQFVHRGKSNLEKWSEKYLQRKISQTHTNRKLGNANGIAAGIPDSIGGNIGFVS, encoded by the coding sequence TTGATTTCAAATCTTTATCTAATTATCGTTGAGCAAGAAATGAGCAAAAAACAAAATAATGAATATAAAGGTTATCAGGAAATTATTGATTATTGTAAATTTATCAAAAGTCAAATGCCAAAAGGAATATCTTTGTTAGTCAATGGCAAAAGGCTATATTTTCAATTTAGCACCAAATATAAATCAAGAAGTAAATATGCGACTGGTGAAAACTATACTATATTAGGATTAAATCGTTGCTTAGAAAAAGCAATTTTAATTGATCAACAATTAAAGAATTATGAGTCGGAAATTGATTTTTGGGATTGGTATGAACAAAATATCAAGGGTATTAATCAAAAGGCTTTTAATGATTTAATTACCTTCCAAGATGCTATAGAGAAAGTTAGAAAAGGATTTTTTAGCGTTCCTGATAAAAGAGGTTTACCTAGAAAAGAGGATCGTGAGTCCGATCAGAAAAGCTATGATCGGGAAAATGGGAGATACTTTAATAAATTACCATTAGACAAAACCGTTAACTATCAAATACTTTATGATACTTTATTTGGATATTGTGATAATAAAAATGAAAGAAAATTTCAAGATTGTTTAAGAGCATTTCTTCGACTATGTGAATATAATGAATTAGAGTCAATACATAAAAAATTAAGTAAGTTAAAAGTTAGTAAAAATAAACGTAATCCTAATCATAAACATCAAAAACAATCACCTTTAACTATTGACGAATTTATCCTATTTAGACAACAAATAATAAATGAAGATAATCAATATCAAGAAGAAAGAGAATTTTGGGCATTTATTTTTTCAATGCAAGTTCTTTTCGGATTAAGAATTGGTGAATTGTTATCCGCTAAAAATTTAGATAAAGATTATATTCCTTCACAAGATTTATCAGAACAAAGTGATGACCATACAATATTTAGAGCAATTTCTGATCCTGATAATTACAATAATTATTTGTATATTGGAAACTATACTGATGACGATAATAAAACCGCTAAAACAGGACATAAAATTTGTTTACCTTTTATACATCCAAATTACCCTAATTTATTAGAAGTATTAGAGATAAAACAAAATATTCCTAGATTTATAAATCGATTAAAAAATTATGGTTATAGACAATTTGTTCATCGTGGGAAAAGTAACTTAGAAAAATGGTCAGAAAAATATTTACAAAGAAAAATAAGTCAAACACATACGAATAGAAAATTAGGAAATGCTAATGGAATAGCGGCGGGTATTCCTGATAGTATCGGCGGAAACATAGGGTTCGTGTCATGA
- a CDS encoding tyrosine-type recombinase/integrase, whose protein sequence is MLRHSCGFYLASQGYDTRVIQAYLGHKNIQHTVRYTEISPKRFQGFWMD, encoded by the coding sequence ATGTTACGTCATAGCTGTGGTTTTTATTTAGCGAGTCAAGGTTATGATACCAGAGTAATTCAGGCTTACTTAGGGCATAAAAACATTCAGCATACAGTTCGCTATACTGAAATTTCACCAAAACGTTTTCAAGGTTTCTGGATGGATTAA
- a CDS encoding VapE domain-containing protein: MTRTLCFRLIAHQNWCCELAEFETITNKKASGELKAFLSKSVDTFREPYARSSRSIKRQCVMVGSVNECEFLVDTTGNRRFWVIPVNTQIDTDKVIKFRDAIWYQAKKAFLEGEFWYLEEKYQKQSEQLNKEYLYQSTWDCPELDNYLQGFETIGISGKDILKQVFQFELKDINRGHEIKIGQILRKKGWENKPIKKDGKTIRLWVKDFTSDFSVRFENLIDPFDPKLETLYSNGYNKDQTKDQTDQIKEFDPLEKSMDQLKSLNDPLFDPSSNPYKSIDGSKDQTDQLKSHTLQISAKNDESSLNSNELEKNQDNLNAPPNEDDKTQNDEKQLKDARKFLYKELKINNIADKESILTYIRKGLGNNSINSFYDLSIDQCCYLINNLRGIENILEEKG; encoded by the coding sequence ATGACACGAACCCTATGTTTCCGCCTAATCGCTCATCAAAATTGGTGTTGTGAGTTAGCAGAATTTGAGACAATCACCAATAAAAAGGCAAGTGGTGAATTAAAAGCCTTTTTAAGTAAGTCAGTGGACACTTTCAGAGAACCTTATGCACGATCAAGTCGTAGTATTAAACGTCAATGTGTCATGGTCGGTTCAGTTAATGAATGTGAGTTTTTAGTGGATACTACTGGTAATAGAAGATTTTGGGTTATTCCAGTTAACACCCAAATTGATACGGATAAGGTAATTAAATTTCGTGATGCTATCTGGTATCAAGCTAAAAAAGCATTTTTGGAAGGTGAATTTTGGTACTTAGAAGAAAAGTATCAAAAACAAAGTGAACAGTTAAACAAAGAGTATTTATATCAGAGTACATGGGATTGTCCAGAACTTGATAATTACTTACAAGGTTTTGAAACAATTGGTATTAGTGGTAAAGATATTTTAAAACAAGTTTTTCAATTTGAATTGAAAGATATTAATCGTGGTCATGAGATTAAAATAGGTCAAATTTTGCGTAAAAAAGGATGGGAAAATAAACCAATAAAAAAAGATGGAAAAACGATCAGACTTTGGGTCAAAGATTTTACTTCTGATTTTTCTGTAAGGTTTGAGAATTTAATTGATCCATTTGATCCAAAACTAGAAACCTTATACAGCAATGGGTACAATAAGGATCAAACTAAGGATCAAACGGATCAAATAAAAGAGTTTGATCCATTGGAGAAAAGTATGGATCAATTAAAATCATTAAATGATCCTTTATTTGATCCAAGCTCAAACCCTTATAAATCAATAGATGGATCAAAGGATCAAACGGATCAATTAAAATCGCACACTTTACAAATTTCTGCAAAAAATGATGAATCATCACTAAACAGTAATGAACTTGAAAAAAATCAAGACAACTTAAATGCCCCCCCAAATGAAGATGACAAAACTCAAAATGATGAAAAGCAATTAAAAGATGCTAGAAAATTTTTATATAAAGAATTAAAGATTAATAATATTGCTGATAAAGAATCAATATTGACCTATATTCGTAAAGGTTTAGGCAATAACTCTATTAATTCATTTTATGATTTGTCGATCGATCAGTGTTGTTATTTAATTAATAACTTAAGAGGTATAGAAAATATTTTGGAAGAAAAAGGTTAA
- the purL gene encoding phosphoribosylformylglycinamidine synthase subunit PurL has translation MSVPFTPQEIASEGIKPAEYEDIVKRLGRHPNKAELGMFGVMWSEHCCYKNSKPLLSQFPTEGDRILVGPGENAGVVDFGNGLRVAFKIESHNHPSAIEPFQGAATGVGGILRDIFTMGARPIAILNSLRFGNLDNPHTKRIFKGVVEGISHYGNCVGVPTVGGEVYFNSAYSGNPLVNAMAIGLMETNDIVKSGASGIGNPVLYVGSTTGRDGMGGASFASAELTDESLDDRPAVQVGDPFLEKSLIEACLEAFKTGAVVAAQDMGAAGITCSTSEMAAKGGVGIELDLDKIPAREKGMIPYEYLLSESQERMLFVAHKGREQELIEIFERWGLHAVVAGTVIDEPIVRILHQGSIAAEVPSTALADNTPIYHHEVLTNPPEYATSAWAWTEAELPEVEEKGVNGQNWEQILLTLLDTPSIASKRWIYRQYDHQVQNNTVMLPGGADASIIRVRPVNGKPELAKTGIAATTDCNPRYVYLEPNLGAKLAVAEAARNLSCVGAQPIAITDNLNFGSPEKPIGYWQLHHACQGIAEACREFDTPVTGGNVSLYNETIDSEGNPQPIYPTPVIGMVGLIPDIDKICGQGWQKEGDLIYLLGKFKPSLGASEYLATIHNTIAGKPPELDYELEKQVQEACREGISQGMVKSAHDVSEGGVAVALGESCISGKLGCEVNLPSIDSRLDSVLFGELASLIIVSVNPENQANWEALLHSKLGNNWHKIGQVKGSNLTIHNLINLDVKIITDTWANSIENRL, from the coding sequence ATGTCAGTACCCTTTACCCCCCAAGAAATCGCCTCCGAAGGCATTAAACCTGCTGAATATGAAGACATCGTCAAAAGATTAGGCAGACATCCCAACAAAGCAGAATTAGGTATGTTTGGGGTAATGTGGTCAGAACATTGTTGTTATAAAAACTCTAAGCCTCTTTTATCTCAGTTTCCCACAGAAGGCGATCGAATTCTAGTCGGACCCGGAGAAAATGCAGGGGTAGTGGATTTCGGTAATGGTTTACGAGTTGCTTTCAAAATTGAATCCCATAACCATCCTAGCGCGATCGAACCTTTTCAGGGAGCAGCCACAGGGGTGGGCGGTATCCTTAGAGATATTTTCACTATGGGTGCGCGTCCGATCGCCATTCTCAATTCCTTACGCTTCGGTAACTTAGACAATCCTCACACCAAACGCATTTTTAAAGGAGTTGTAGAGGGTATATCACATTATGGTAACTGCGTGGGCGTACCTACCGTTGGGGGAGAGGTTTATTTTAATTCTGCTTACAGTGGCAATCCCCTTGTTAATGCTATGGCGATCGGACTTATGGAAACCAATGATATAGTTAAATCAGGGGCTTCAGGTATTGGGAATCCCGTGCTGTATGTGGGATCAACTACGGGGAGAGACGGCATGGGGGGGGCTAGTTTTGCCAGTGCCGAATTGACGGATGAATCACTGGACGATCGACCCGCAGTACAAGTAGGCGATCCTTTTCTCGAAAAATCCCTCATTGAAGCCTGTTTAGAAGCCTTTAAAACGGGGGCGGTAGTAGCTGCCCAAGATATGGGGGCAGCAGGTATTACTTGCTCCACTTCAGAAATGGCGGCAAAAGGAGGAGTGGGGATTGAGTTAGACTTAGACAAAATTCCAGCACGGGAAAAAGGTATGATACCTTACGAATATCTCCTGTCGGAATCCCAAGAAAGAATGCTCTTTGTAGCCCATAAAGGGAGAGAGCAAGAATTAATCGAAATCTTTGAAAGATGGGGACTCCATGCCGTTGTCGCAGGTACTGTTATCGATGAACCCATCGTTCGCATATTACATCAAGGTTCGATCGCAGCCGAAGTGCCTTCCACCGCTTTAGCTGATAATACACCAATTTATCACCATGAAGTCTTGACAAATCCTCCAGAATATGCTACGTCAGCATGGGCATGGACAGAAGCAGAATTACCAGAAGTTGAGGAGAAAGGAGTCAATGGGCAAAATTGGGAGCAAATTTTATTAACTTTGTTAGATACCCCTAGTATTGCCTCAAAACGGTGGATTTATCGTCAATATGATCATCAAGTGCAAAACAATACGGTAATGTTGCCCGGGGGAGCGGATGCGTCTATTATCAGAGTGCGCCCTGTTAACGGTAAACCTGAGTTAGCCAAGACTGGCATCGCCGCTACAACGGATTGTAACCCCCGTTATGTCTATTTAGAGCCGAATTTAGGGGCAAAATTAGCGGTTGCCGAAGCCGCTCGTAATTTGAGTTGTGTCGGGGCGCAACCTATCGCCATTACCGATAATCTCAACTTCGGAAGTCCAGAAAAACCCATCGGTTATTGGCAATTACACCACGCTTGTCAAGGCATTGCGGAGGCTTGTCGAGAGTTTGACACCCCTGTTACTGGTGGTAACGTTTCATTGTATAACGAGACGATCGACTCTGAGGGCAATCCCCAACCAATTTATCCCACTCCCGTTATTGGCATGGTGGGTTTAATCCCCGACATCGACAAAATTTGTGGGCAAGGTTGGCAAAAAGAGGGCGACTTGATTTATTTGCTAGGGAAGTTTAAACCTAGTTTGGGCGCTTCAGAATATCTTGCTACGATTCACAATACCATCGCAGGAAAACCTCCTGAGTTAGACTATGAATTAGAAAAACAAGTGCAGGAGGCTTGTCGGGAAGGCATTAGTCAGGGCATGGTAAAATCTGCCCATGATGTCAGTGAGGGGGGAGTTGCCGTTGCCTTAGGGGAGTCTTGTATCAGTGGTAAGTTAGGTTGTGAGGTGAATTTACCAAGTATTGACTCTCGTTTAGATAGTGTTTTATTTGGAGAATTAGCGAGTTTAATTATTGTCTCTGTTAATCCTGAAAATCAAGCTAATTGGGAAGCCTTATTACATAGTAAATTGGGCAATAATTGGCATAAAATAGGACAAGTAAAAGGCTCTAATTTAACTATCCATAATCTCATTAATTTAGATGTTAAAATTATTACTGATACTTGGGCAAATTCGATCGAAAATAGACTATAG
- a CDS encoding glycosyltransferase family 4 protein: protein MMKILVDCSSMRDCPSGVGYYTYNLIKGLKALEDETNYSVNIYRQPSMSQWLKLDRTLPETLRNINPVKFLPFPVTVSNWLGKSAGLFIPQHDGFWQDVDIIHGTDHYVYPFPDAKKVMTIHDLTFLKFPFYSSKIVKSYTERIKKCLQWTDLIITFAQSTQQDIIDYFGIKKDKIFITSEASRYNTNYLDNKNIEVIKTKINYDFSEPYILFVSTIEPRKNIINLVKAFNLLKKKYLIHHHLILVGQKGWNYETIFTEIENCEFKQDIHHLGYLSDDEVAVCYHLTDVFVYPSFYEGFGLPVLEAMTLGAPVITSNTSSLPEVARDSALYVNPEDYISLAETIYQVISQPELRQELIIKGKARSKLYSWHRVAQETLQAYQSIL, encoded by the coding sequence ATAATGAAGATATTAGTAGATTGTAGTTCAATGCGGGATTGTCCTAGTGGGGTGGGATACTATACCTATAATTTGATTAAGGGTTTAAAAGCCTTAGAGGATGAGACAAATTACTCTGTTAATATTTATCGACAGCCTTCCATGTCTCAGTGGTTAAAGTTAGATCGTACACTACCTGAAACTTTGCGAAATATTAATCCTGTCAAGTTTTTGCCGTTTCCCGTGACGGTGAGTAATTGGTTGGGTAAATCCGCAGGGTTGTTTATACCTCAGCACGATGGATTTTGGCAGGATGTGGATATAATTCATGGTACTGATCATTATGTCTATCCTTTTCCTGATGCAAAAAAAGTGATGACAATTCATGATTTAACTTTTCTTAAATTTCCTTTTTATAGTAGTAAAATTGTTAAAAGTTACACAGAAAGAATTAAAAAATGTTTGCAGTGGACAGATTTAATTATTACTTTTGCTCAAAGTACCCAACAAGATATTATTGACTATTTCGGTATCAAAAAAGATAAGATATTTATTACCTCAGAAGCAAGTCGATATAATACTAATTATTTAGATAATAAAAATATTGAGGTTATTAAAACTAAAATAAATTATGATTTTAGCGAACCTTATATCTTATTTGTCAGCACGATCGAACCGAGAAAGAATATAATTAATTTAGTAAAAGCCTTTAATTTACTCAAGAAAAAATATTTGATTCATCATCATTTAATATTAGTGGGACAAAAAGGCTGGAATTATGAAACAATTTTTACAGAAATCGAAAACTGTGAATTTAAACAAGATATACACCATTTAGGCTATTTATCTGATGATGAAGTCGCCGTTTGTTATCATTTAACAGATGTGTTTGTCTATCCTTCTTTTTACGAAGGTTTTGGTTTACCCGTATTAGAAGCCATGACGTTAGGCGCGCCTGTTATTACTTCTAACACATCATCATTACCTGAAGTTGCGCGAGATTCTGCTTTGTATGTCAATCCAGAAGATTATATTTCCCTCGCAGAAACTATTTATCAAGTTATTAGTCAACCAGAATTACGACAAGAGTTAATTATCAAGGGAAAAGCTCGATCGAAATTATACTCATGGCATAGAGTAGCACAAGAAACCCTCCAAGCCTATCAATCAATTTTGTAG
- the pirA gene encoding arginine synthesis PII-interacting regulator PirA gives MINPKTVESARQAHRNSLLETLERRLEVAKSKGQTALVNQLEAEKRYYLK, from the coding sequence ATGATTAATCCAAAAACAGTAGAAAGTGCCAGACAAGCCCACAGAAACTCTTTATTAGAAACTTTAGAACGTCGTTTAGAAGTAGCTAAATCCAAAGGGCAAACCGCATTAGTGAATCAATTAGAAGCAGAAAAACGTTATTATCTCAAATAA